The following proteins come from a genomic window of Chryseobacterium glaciei:
- a CDS encoding polysaccharide deacetylase family protein, protein MYHKVEKTSNDDLTVDLENLEKQFKYLRKKKYTSKFFTEIDLPAKKSIILTFDDGYKNNFNFLPSLLEKYDLKATIFISTKFIQEGYQNYEMMTFEDIRNLDKKYFEIALHTHAHENFRNVSDDFVEKDLKKNMQILTDQGIKYSTTLAYPYGKYSKENKKKLKLFSTLKNLGIDFALRIGNKVNYFPTNKPYELCRIDIKGKDSLIKFKLKLIFGRLKLF, encoded by the coding sequence ATGTATCATAAAGTAGAAAAAACAAGTAATGACGACCTTACTGTAGATCTGGAAAATCTTGAAAAACAATTTAAATATTTAAGAAAAAAAAAATACACTTCAAAGTTTTTTACAGAAATAGATCTGCCTGCAAAAAAAAGTATAATTCTTACCTTTGATGACGGTTATAAAAATAATTTTAATTTTTTACCTTCTTTACTGGAAAAATATGATCTAAAGGCAACAATATTTATTTCAACAAAATTTATTCAGGAAGGTTATCAGAATTATGAAATGATGACTTTTGAGGACATCAGAAATTTAGATAAAAAATATTTTGAAATTGCACTTCACACTCATGCCCATGAAAATTTCAGAAATGTTTCTGATGATTTCGTTGAGAAAGATTTGAAAAAAAATATGCAAATCCTTACTGATCAAGGCATAAAGTATTCAACAACTTTAGCCTACCCATATGGAAAATATTCTAAAGAAAACAAAAAAAAATTAAAACTTTTTTCAACTTTAAAAAATTTAGGAATTGATTTTGCATTAAGAATAGGTAATAAAGTGAATTATTTTCCTACAAACAAACCTTACGAGCTGTGTAGGATAGATATAAAAGGCAAAGATTCGTTAATAAAATTCAAATTAAAACTTATCTTTGGTAGATTAAAACTGTTTTAG
- a CDS encoding glycosyltransferase family 2 protein — protein sequence MMDISGLIITQNEEKNIREVLKCFDICDEIIIVDSFSTDNTIEIAKEFPNVKVIQNKFEDFTKQRNVALDAAKNDWVLFLDGDERITPELKKEIIDELNKPEQKDAYYFYRKFFFANKPINFSGTQSDKNFRLFRRSKARYTAGKMVHETLEVNGTIGVLKNKLLHYSVSDYESYKQKMIHYGVLKGQELAIKGKKYSILAQYSKTAFKFFKAYIMRLGILDGKEGYQLSYLQSLSVFETYESLKKEQN from the coding sequence ATGATGGATATAAGTGGCTTAATCATAACACAAAATGAAGAAAAAAACATACGGGAAGTTCTAAAGTGTTTCGACATTTGCGATGAGATCATTATAGTTGATTCTTTCAGCACAGACAACACAATAGAAATTGCTAAAGAATTCCCAAACGTAAAAGTAATTCAAAATAAATTTGAAGACTTTACAAAACAAAGAAATGTGGCTTTAGATGCAGCTAAGAATGATTGGGTATTGTTTCTCGATGGTGACGAGAGAATAACTCCTGAGCTAAAAAAAGAAATTATAGATGAACTAAATAAACCTGAGCAAAAAGATGCCTATTATTTTTATAGAAAATTCTTTTTTGCCAATAAACCTATTAATTTTTCCGGAACACAGTCTGATAAAAACTTTAGGCTTTTTAGAAGATCCAAGGCGAGATATACAGCCGGAAAAATGGTGCATGAAACACTGGAAGTAAATGGAACAATTGGAGTTTTGAAAAATAAACTCCTACATTATTCCGTTTCAGATTATGAGTCGTATAAACAAAAGATGATTCATTATGGAGTTTTAAAAGGACAGGAATTAGCTATAAAAGGTAAGAAATACAGTATTTTAGCTCAATACTCTAAAACGGCATTTAAGTTTTTTAAAGCTTATATTATGAGGCTTGGAATTTTAGACGGTAAAGAAGGCTATCAGCTTTCCTACCTGCAGTCATTAAGTGTTTTTGAAACTTATGAATCATTAAAAAAAGAGCAAAATTAG